From a single Osmerus mordax isolate fOsmMor3 chromosome 6, fOsmMor3.pri, whole genome shotgun sequence genomic region:
- the si:ch211-197h24.6 gene encoding uncharacterized protein si:ch211-197h24.6 isoform X2, giving the protein MHHLDRQLRRGLKWRTEAQRQPQYSADIVFTSKGGTIQTIPSLTKQLKGITEPIIGLQFVWEYRSPSKAVPPHYQCKLCQVTRLQNDMLAHVKGWKHGFRYMKRNHPDKVPYEEEAAVKDPGVRKSIKDMAAEVERTEDRGQLRVILKEPSEVAAFQGLRSAIPKMAAPAGPGLGLRGPPLGGRFPEPLYPGDFPPQGGLLPDYPMGGRGDLGMAGYPDPPLIRSTPGQAFSAADMGPRRFPDDGLRVGGGADGFGLGGRREGFGMGGLLGEAPGRRYPEEFRGVQSGSDPVDRPGLMGAAPEGSNLPSTLLKYLVGPRHDYHNLKNNNVKHDLFNGKWLMSCVCLQDSFRIENESDAQIVLKVTQKLTDVLMEYRLRSVSSGPSLTRSSPMTSMGGSFTSSRMPSSNDRFSASFSGNPSGPSRYSDGPSRFYN; this is encoded by the exons TGTTCACCTCTAAAGGAGGCACTATCCAGaccatcccctctctcaccaaaCAACTCAAAGGCATCACGGAGCCCATCATTG gTCTCCAGTTCGTATGGGAGTACCGCAGCCCCAGCAAGGCTGTGCCTCCACACTACCAGTGCAAGCTCTGCCAGGTCACACGCCTGCAGAATGACATGCTGGCACACGTCAAAGGCTGGAAACATGGCTTCAGATACATG AAGCGGAACCACCCTGATAAGGTTCCGTATGAAGAGGAAGCGGCCGTGAAAGACCCTGGTGTGAGGAAGAGCATCAAAGACATGGCAGCCGAGGTGGAGAGGACTGAGGACAGAGGCCAGCTCAGA GTGATTCTAAAGGAACCCAGTGAGGTTGCTGCCTTCCAAGGACTGC GCTCAGCAATACCCAAGATGGCAGCTCCAGCAGGACCAGGCCTGGGACTACGAGGGCCCCCACTAG GTGGAAGGTTTCCTGAACCCCTCTACCCAGGGGACTTCCCACCCCAGGGGGGCCTCCTGCCTGACTACCCCATGGGAGGGCGTGGAGACTTGGGCATGGCAGgctaccccgacccccctctgATCCGCTCCACGCCAGGCCAGGCCTTCTCAGCAGCCGACATGGGTCCCAGGCGTTTCCCAGACGACGGTCTGCGTGTTGGTGGAGGAGCAGATGGCTTTGGGctgggtggcaggagagaggggtttGGGATGGGTGGGCTTCTGGGAGAAGCCCCTGGAAGGCGTTACCCAGAAGAGTTCAGGGGCGTTCAGTCAGGAAGTGACCCGGTGGACAGGCCAGGACTGATGGGCGCAGCCCCAGAAGGCAGCAacctgccctccaccctgctcaaaTACCTGGTGGGGCCACGTCACGACTACCACAACTTGAAAAACAACAACGTTAAACATGATTTATTTAATGGGAAGTGGTTGATGtcctgtgtttgtttacaggaTTCATTCCGGATTGAGAATGAGAGCGATGCTCAGATTGTGCTGAAGGTGACCCAGAAGCTGACAGATGTGTTGATGGAGTACAGACTCAGGAGCGTGTCCTCC GGGCCCAGTCTGACGAGGAGTTCACCCATGACCTCTATGGGaggctccttcacctcctccaggatgCCCAGCAGCAACGACCGGTTCTCGGCCAGCTTCTCTGGGAACCCTTCAG GTCCATCCAGGTACTCTGATGGTCCGTCTAGGTTCTACAACTGA
- the tmem67 gene encoding meckelin, producing MATETLSVDFYRLILFILIKSNLLYSQQFEISFQGPSDCGTEQYFDISSLSCLKCGSSQKKSADGLSCECQTGFRILSTNGASITCQQCPPDRPAVTEDRYGCIQCPGRLTETGMCQCPSGTILVERDVQGNLLEEAVCEVCSGLAPTFSAPDHRGNRCERCQATFINTTSSCTCGSPNILAGGLCFPAAPPNNLPATVNTHVNFAQLALPVQSAWFSKHLYSSAAACLVFSNRTACQALGNMCVMNMHSFSSASMDACGLFNTVFRSTAALGSTQDISYWRANLPWLYYGDQPGLANRVLQTDPLPTGFSFKGNNRNTDIKLLAAVYNARGDFLSWEQVGGANLQLCPDSASKQRAAYTFGTAFQETCVLTVAELLRVYPEPVFYDVFVDVSNGGSQRLIPLPTRNLNQQFNGLFTNQGNMNDWYLSRRLLLVDTLSGRENSLSSLPKVLRIASSINIKFQLVPETQRGQVYPPLLSVAYSDILITDSNTQTVSVSFAVNYEMDQNEARIKTDVALGVLGGVAVLYSLLKTASWKRRMASPLIDMETVMKFLLFYAGDLANVFFVITWGTGLYWLIFYKAQQFVSVLLPLPAQEERFVTYIGCAFALKTVQFLHKLVLQLSVDVFLIDWERPRGKANRTVQGCAEGKREPSPVSIWRTYFVANEWNEIQTIRKINPTFQIMAVLFLLEVVGFSSLSLREPWAVLERPPQAFSPPSSLTLRYGLAASLWLCLGLLQMVFFTVFHERFVEDKIRQFVDLCSISNVSVLLLSHRCFGYYIHGRSVHGHADTNMEEMNSNLKREAEALCGQRGLLPNTDTQTFQISITNRLRQQYDRIREPLSRRNGPSRLVDASLNNPFDQSTKAYHTMNRFLGSIIDHAHRDMDYIVKDKLLLEKVVGMEFMEPIDKSIFYNDESHSFSDVLFYGNEATLLIFDTLFFCVVDLGAQSFTLAAVLTYLQQMIIRLIRNAFGRRNLANKTLVDQRFLI from the exons ATGGCGACGGAGACGCTATCCGTTGACTTCTACAGactgattttatttattttaataaaatCTAATTTACTTtactctcagcagtttgaaatatCATTTCAGGGGCCATCAGACTGCGGCACAGAACAGTATTTCGATATATCTAGTCTGTCGTGTTTAAAATGCGGTTCAAGTCAAAAAAAGAGTGCAGATG GATTGAGTTGTGAGTGCCAAACGGGGTTCCGGATTCTCTCGACGAATGGAGCGTCCATCACTTGCCAACAGTGCCCTCCAGACAGACCT GCAGTAACTGAAGATAGATATGGGTGCATTCAGTGCCCAGGCAGACTTACAGAGACAGGGATGTGCCAGTGCCCATCAGGCACTATTCTGG TGGAAAGGGATGTTCAAGGGAATCTTCTAGAAGAAGCTGTGTGCGAGGTGTGCAGTGGACTTGCGCCCACATTCTCAGCACCTGACCACCGTGGTAACAG ATGTGAGAGATGTCAGGCCACCTTCAtcaacaccacctcctcctgcacGTGTGGCTCCCCCAACATCCTG GCCGGAGGACTGTGTTTCCCAGCAGCCCCCCCTAACAACCTTCCTGCTACAGTCAACACACATGTTAACTTTGCTCAGCTG GCTCTCCCGGTCCAGTCAGCGTGGTTCTCCAAACACCTGTACTCCTCAGCAGCTGCCTGCCTG gtgTTCTCTAACCGGACAGCCTGCCAGGCTCTGGGCAACATGTGTGTGATGAACATGCACTCCTTCAGCAGTGCCAGCATGGACGCCTGTGGTCTCTTCAACACAGTGTTCAGGTCAACCGCCGCCCTGGGATCCACCCAGGACATCTCCTACTG GAGGGCCAATCTGCCGTGGCTTTACTATGGAGACCAGCCAGGCCTGGCCAATCGCGTGCTGCAGACCGATCCACTGCCTACAGGGTTCAGCTTCAAGGGAAACAACCGG AACACAGACATCAAGCTGCTGGCTGCTGTGTACAACGCCAGGGGAGACTTCCTGTCCTGGGAGCAGGTGGGAGGAGCTAACCTGCAG tTGTGTCCTGATTCAGCCAGTAAACAGAGAGCAGCCTACACCTTTGGCACGGCCTTCCAAGAGACT tgtgtgctcACTGTAGCAGAGTTGCTGCGTGTTTACCCTGAGCCTGTATTCTACGACGTGTTTGTGGATGTGAGTAACGGAGGGAGCCAACGtctcatccccctccccacacgcaACCTGAACCAACAGTTCAACGGCCTGTTTACCAACCAGG ggaacATGAATGACTGGTACCTGTCGAGACGTCTGCTGTTGGTGGACACCCTCAGCGGGAGAGAGAACAGTCTCAGCTCTCTGCCTAAAGTCCTTCGCATCGCTAGCAGCATCAACATAAA GTTCCAGTTGGTCCCAGAAACCCAGAGGGGTCAGGTGTACCCCCCCCTACTGTCTGTGGCCTACTCTGACATCCTCATCACAGACTCCAACACACAGACTGTTTCA GTGTCGTTTGCAGTCAATTACGAAATGGACCAAAATGAGGCTCGCATCAAAACAGAC gtggCTCTAGGGGTGCTGGGTGGTGTAGCTGTGCTGTACTCTCTCCTGAAGACAGCCagctggaagaggaggatggcctCACCCCTCATCGACATGGAG actGTGATGAAGTTCCTGTTGTTCTACGCTGGAGATCTGGCCAACGTGTTCTTCGTCATCACCTGGGGAACCGGACTCTACTGGCTCATCTTCTACAAG GCCCAGCAATTTGTTTCTGTGCTGTTGCCGTTGCCTGCACAAGAGGAGCGTTTTGTGACCTACATTGGCTGTGCCTTTGCTCTAAAG ACTGTTCAGTTTCTCCACAAGCTGGTGCTGCAGCTGTCTGTGGACGTGTTCCTTATAGACTGGGAAAGACCACGTGGCAAAGCCAACAGGACTGTCCagg gttGTGCTGAGGGGAAACGGGAGCCCTCTCCTGTCAGTATCTGGAGGACTTACTTTGTTGCGAACGAGTGGAACGAGATTCAGACCATCCGCAAGATTAACCCAACCTTCCAAATCATGGCTGTTCTCTTTCTTCTCGAG GTGGTAGGTTTCTCCAGTCTGTCCCTCAGAGAGCCGTGGGCCGTGCTGGAGCGCCCCCCGCAGGCCTTcagccctccatccagcctGACACTGCGCTACGGCCTGGCGGCCTCCCTCTGGCTCTGCCTGGGCCTACTGCAG ATGGTGTTCTTCACCGTGTTCCACGAGCGCTTTGTGGAAGATAAGATCCGGCAGTTTGTCGACCTCTGCTCCATTAGTAAC gtctctgTACTCCTGCTGTCACACAGGTGTTTTGGTTATTACATCCATGGGCGTTCTGTTCATGGCCATGCTGACACCAACATGGAGGAGATGAACAGCAACCTGAAGAGAGAGGCT GAGGCCCTGTGTGGTCAGAGAGGGTTGCTTCCtaacacagacacccagacctTCCAGATATCCATCACCAACCGCCTCCGGCAGCAGTACGACCGCATACGGGAACccctcagcagg AGAAACGGGCCGTCACGGTTGGTGGACGCGTCCTTGAACAACCCCTTTGACCAGAGCACCAAGGCCTACCACACCATGAACCGGTTCCTGGGCTCCATTATAGACCAT GCCCATCGGGACATGGACTACATAGTGAAGGACAAGCTCCTGCTTGAGAAGGTCGTTGGGATGGAGTTCATGGAGCCTATCGACAAAAGCATCTTCTATAACG atGAGTCCCACTCGTTCAGTGACGTGTTGTTCTACGGGAACGAGGCCACCCTGCTGATCTTCGACACCCTGTTCTTTTGCGTGGTGGACCTGGGGGCCCAGAGTTTCACCCTGGCTGCTGTGCTCACATATCTACAGCagatg ATCATCCGTTTAATTCGCAACGCTTTTGGCCGGCGAAATCTTGCAAACAAGACATTGGTGGATCAGAGGTTCCTTATCTAG
- the si:ch211-197h24.6 gene encoding uncharacterized protein si:ch211-197h24.6 isoform X1: protein MEGNANAPSGPPAQKRFKMANGGAKRRQPQYSADIVFTSKGGTIQTIPSLTKQLKGITEPIIGLQFVWEYRSPSKAVPPHYQCKLCQVTRLQNDMLAHVKGWKHGFRYMKRNHPDKVPYEEEAAVKDPGVRKSIKDMAAEVERTEDRGQLRVILKEPSEVAAFQGLRSAIPKMAAPAGPGLGLRGPPLGGRFPEPLYPGDFPPQGGLLPDYPMGGRGDLGMAGYPDPPLIRSTPGQAFSAADMGPRRFPDDGLRVGGGADGFGLGGRREGFGMGGLLGEAPGRRYPEEFRGVQSGSDPVDRPGLMGAAPEGSNLPSTLLKYLVGPRHDYHNLKNNNVKHDLFNGKWLMSCVCLQDSFRIENESDAQIVLKVTQKLTDVLMEYRLRSVSSGPSLTRSSPMTSMGGSFTSSRMPSSNDRFSASFSGNPSGPSRYSDGPSRFYN, encoded by the exons TGTTCACCTCTAAAGGAGGCACTATCCAGaccatcccctctctcaccaaaCAACTCAAAGGCATCACGGAGCCCATCATTG gTCTCCAGTTCGTATGGGAGTACCGCAGCCCCAGCAAGGCTGTGCCTCCACACTACCAGTGCAAGCTCTGCCAGGTCACACGCCTGCAGAATGACATGCTGGCACACGTCAAAGGCTGGAAACATGGCTTCAGATACATG AAGCGGAACCACCCTGATAAGGTTCCGTATGAAGAGGAAGCGGCCGTGAAAGACCCTGGTGTGAGGAAGAGCATCAAAGACATGGCAGCCGAGGTGGAGAGGACTGAGGACAGAGGCCAGCTCAGA GTGATTCTAAAGGAACCCAGTGAGGTTGCTGCCTTCCAAGGACTGC GCTCAGCAATACCCAAGATGGCAGCTCCAGCAGGACCAGGCCTGGGACTACGAGGGCCCCCACTAG GTGGAAGGTTTCCTGAACCCCTCTACCCAGGGGACTTCCCACCCCAGGGGGGCCTCCTGCCTGACTACCCCATGGGAGGGCGTGGAGACTTGGGCATGGCAGgctaccccgacccccctctgATCCGCTCCACGCCAGGCCAGGCCTTCTCAGCAGCCGACATGGGTCCCAGGCGTTTCCCAGACGACGGTCTGCGTGTTGGTGGAGGAGCAGATGGCTTTGGGctgggtggcaggagagaggggtttGGGATGGGTGGGCTTCTGGGAGAAGCCCCTGGAAGGCGTTACCCAGAAGAGTTCAGGGGCGTTCAGTCAGGAAGTGACCCGGTGGACAGGCCAGGACTGATGGGCGCAGCCCCAGAAGGCAGCAacctgccctccaccctgctcaaaTACCTGGTGGGGCCACGTCACGACTACCACAACTTGAAAAACAACAACGTTAAACATGATTTATTTAATGGGAAGTGGTTGATGtcctgtgtttgtttacaggaTTCATTCCGGATTGAGAATGAGAGCGATGCTCAGATTGTGCTGAAGGTGACCCAGAAGCTGACAGATGTGTTGATGGAGTACAGACTCAGGAGCGTGTCCTCC GGGCCCAGTCTGACGAGGAGTTCACCCATGACCTCTATGGGaggctccttcacctcctccaggatgCCCAGCAGCAACGACCGGTTCTCGGCCAGCTTCTCTGGGAACCCTTCAG GTCCATCCAGGTACTCTGATGGTCCGTCTAGGTTCTACAACTGA
- the si:ch211-197h24.6 gene encoding uncharacterized protein si:ch211-197h24.6 isoform X3, producing the protein MEGNANAPSGPPAQKRFKMANGGAKRRQPQYSADIVFTSKGGTIQTIPSLTKQLKGITEPIIGLQFVWEYRSPSKAVPPHYQCKLCQVTRLQNDMLAHVKGWKHGFRYMKRNHPDKVPYEEEAAVKDPGVRKSIKDMAAEVERTEDRGQLRVILKEPSEVAAFQGLRSAIPKMAAPAGPGLGLRGPPLGGRFPEPLYPGDFPPQGGLLPDYPMGGRGDLGMAGYPDPPLIRSTPGQAFSAADMGPRRFPDDGLRVGGGADGFGLGGRREGFGMGGLLGEAPGRRYPEEFRGVQSGSDPVDRPGLMGAAPEGSNLPSTLLKYLDSFRIENESDAQIVLKVTQKLTDVLMEYRLRSVSSGPSLTRSSPMTSMGGSFTSSRMPSSNDRFSASFSGNPSGPSRYSDGPSRFYN; encoded by the exons TGTTCACCTCTAAAGGAGGCACTATCCAGaccatcccctctctcaccaaaCAACTCAAAGGCATCACGGAGCCCATCATTG gTCTCCAGTTCGTATGGGAGTACCGCAGCCCCAGCAAGGCTGTGCCTCCACACTACCAGTGCAAGCTCTGCCAGGTCACACGCCTGCAGAATGACATGCTGGCACACGTCAAAGGCTGGAAACATGGCTTCAGATACATG AAGCGGAACCACCCTGATAAGGTTCCGTATGAAGAGGAAGCGGCCGTGAAAGACCCTGGTGTGAGGAAGAGCATCAAAGACATGGCAGCCGAGGTGGAGAGGACTGAGGACAGAGGCCAGCTCAGA GTGATTCTAAAGGAACCCAGTGAGGTTGCTGCCTTCCAAGGACTGC GCTCAGCAATACCCAAGATGGCAGCTCCAGCAGGACCAGGCCTGGGACTACGAGGGCCCCCACTAG GTGGAAGGTTTCCTGAACCCCTCTACCCAGGGGACTTCCCACCCCAGGGGGGCCTCCTGCCTGACTACCCCATGGGAGGGCGTGGAGACTTGGGCATGGCAGgctaccccgacccccctctgATCCGCTCCACGCCAGGCCAGGCCTTCTCAGCAGCCGACATGGGTCCCAGGCGTTTCCCAGACGACGGTCTGCGTGTTGGTGGAGGAGCAGATGGCTTTGGGctgggtggcaggagagaggggtttGGGATGGGTGGGCTTCTGGGAGAAGCCCCTGGAAGGCGTTACCCAGAAGAGTTCAGGGGCGTTCAGTCAGGAAGTGACCCGGTGGACAGGCCAGGACTGATGGGCGCAGCCCCAGAAGGCAGCAacctgccctccaccctgctcaaaTACCTG gaTTCATTCCGGATTGAGAATGAGAGCGATGCTCAGATTGTGCTGAAGGTGACCCAGAAGCTGACAGATGTGTTGATGGAGTACAGACTCAGGAGCGTGTCCTCC GGGCCCAGTCTGACGAGGAGTTCACCCATGACCTCTATGGGaggctccttcacctcctccaggatgCCCAGCAGCAACGACCGGTTCTCGGCCAGCTTCTCTGGGAACCCTTCAG GTCCATCCAGGTACTCTGATGGTCCGTCTAGGTTCTACAACTGA
- the si:ch211-197h24.6 gene encoding uncharacterized protein si:ch211-197h24.6 isoform X4: MLAHVKGWKHGFRYMKRNHPDKVPYEEEAAVKDPGVRKSIKDMAAEVERTEDRGQLRVILKEPSEVAAFQGLRSAIPKMAAPAGPGLGLRGPPLGGRFPEPLYPGDFPPQGGLLPDYPMGGRGDLGMAGYPDPPLIRSTPGQAFSAADMGPRRFPDDGLRVGGGADGFGLGGRREGFGMGGLLGEAPGRRYPEEFRGVQSGSDPVDRPGLMGAAPEGSNLPSTLLKYLVGPRHDYHNLKNNNVKHDLFNGKWLMSCVCLQDSFRIENESDAQIVLKVTQKLTDVLMEYRLRSVSSGPSLTRSSPMTSMGGSFTSSRMPSSNDRFSASFSGNPSGPSRYSDGPSRFYN, encoded by the exons ATGCTGGCACACGTCAAAGGCTGGAAACATGGCTTCAGATACATG AAGCGGAACCACCCTGATAAGGTTCCGTATGAAGAGGAAGCGGCCGTGAAAGACCCTGGTGTGAGGAAGAGCATCAAAGACATGGCAGCCGAGGTGGAGAGGACTGAGGACAGAGGCCAGCTCAGA GTGATTCTAAAGGAACCCAGTGAGGTTGCTGCCTTCCAAGGACTGC GCTCAGCAATACCCAAGATGGCAGCTCCAGCAGGACCAGGCCTGGGACTACGAGGGCCCCCACTAG GTGGAAGGTTTCCTGAACCCCTCTACCCAGGGGACTTCCCACCCCAGGGGGGCCTCCTGCCTGACTACCCCATGGGAGGGCGTGGAGACTTGGGCATGGCAGgctaccccgacccccctctgATCCGCTCCACGCCAGGCCAGGCCTTCTCAGCAGCCGACATGGGTCCCAGGCGTTTCCCAGACGACGGTCTGCGTGTTGGTGGAGGAGCAGATGGCTTTGGGctgggtggcaggagagaggggtttGGGATGGGTGGGCTTCTGGGAGAAGCCCCTGGAAGGCGTTACCCAGAAGAGTTCAGGGGCGTTCAGTCAGGAAGTGACCCGGTGGACAGGCCAGGACTGATGGGCGCAGCCCCAGAAGGCAGCAacctgccctccaccctgctcaaaTACCTGGTGGGGCCACGTCACGACTACCACAACTTGAAAAACAACAACGTTAAACATGATTTATTTAATGGGAAGTGGTTGATGtcctgtgtttgtttacaggaTTCATTCCGGATTGAGAATGAGAGCGATGCTCAGATTGTGCTGAAGGTGACCCAGAAGCTGACAGATGTGTTGATGGAGTACAGACTCAGGAGCGTGTCCTCC GGGCCCAGTCTGACGAGGAGTTCACCCATGACCTCTATGGGaggctccttcacctcctccaggatgCCCAGCAGCAACGACCGGTTCTCGGCCAGCTTCTCTGGGAACCCTTCAG GTCCATCCAGGTACTCTGATGGTCCGTCTAGGTTCTACAACTGA